The DNA sequence GATCCGCGACTTCATATGATCGATAGTGACACGTAGATCCTTATTTTCAGTTTTCATTTCTTCGATCTGGGCCTTGGACTGTTCGCTCTCCTGCTTCCAGTGGTCACTAGAGAATCTGTATTCGTCCAAGGTCCCTTCGAGGGATATGTTCTTCGAAGAAATCTCGGCTAGAGTTAACTTGAGTTTGGCATGTTCTTGCTCAAGTGCATCGGACCTTGACTGGACCTGTTCGAAATAAGgaatcttttcttccttgaacTGGAGCAGACGAGTTTCGGCAGATTCGGCAGCCTCGCTGTGGCGAGCAGCGTTGTCCTCAGAAACCTTTAGAAGGTGCTGAAGCTCTACAACAGAGTCCTGCGCTTCTCTACGCTTCTTGTATTCCTCCTCAGCACGCTCATCGCTTACCCTTAGCATTTCTTTCAGGCCATCAATTTGAAGCATGAGGCTATCAGCACcgatctcctcggcctccgAGGCGCGAGGCTTCTGCTGGCTGAATTGGGCTGAGACAACCTCTTCAATCATTTCTCTCAGATCGGTCGTAGAGTCTTGAGAGAGTTTCTTCAGTGTCAAAGCCTGTAGGTCTGTAACACTTTGTTGAAGTTGGGCGAATTCGGAGTTGGCAGGCTTCTCTGCGGCATGCTGAGCGTCACGACTCGCCAATGCTTCTAGAACCACGTTCTTTAATTTGTCAAACTTTCGACCTCTTTGGCGAGCGGGGGATCTTTCTCTGTAGGACGCATCCTcctcatattcttcttcgtcgtcggcatcgctttcctcaccctcgacaGAGGCACTCCATGACCATTTGTTCTGAGATCCTCCGAAGGTGATTGTGGAGATGGAGTTCTCAATAGCTATCAATGCACGCTCGAGAGGAGAGAGGCGCTCCTCAACAACCGAGCCCACAAGCTCATGAATGCGGCGATCAAAAAATCTGCTCCGGTTCGCTAGCTTCTCGTCTTCGCCCGATGAGATAACACTGTCCCAGTCACTGATGTGATCGTTTCGGCTAACCAACTGTCGGATGGGCGAGTGGATAGTGGAggcgaagttcttcgagGGGGTAGCTGAGAACTGGGATTGGGCATCAAAGTCAAGTTTGGGCACATTCAATGCTTGGGACATCTGACCCCTTCCTGGACTGGGGCTTGGGGCTTCACTTCTGATCTCTGCGTGGACAtgtcgcttttcttttgacgGCCCAAGAACCGATTCAGGGAATCGGTTTGTAGGATGAGGTGTGCTTAACCTCTCAATTCCTACATCCGAGTCTTCATTCAACTGTTCCATAACAGCATTCAGTTCCGCATCATCCATGGACTCCTCCTCAGACTCACGTCCTACGCCTCGTTCAGATTGAGGAGCGCCTGTTCTCAGCTCATCACCGGATGGATCGGTTCCTGATTGCGTCGGCTCAATTGGAACCACGTCTTCCTTGTGTGCAGCTGGTGAGCTTGCGACAGCATTCTGTGAAGCCATGATGTCACCTTTCTTGACAACGTCTTCAGGAGATGTCTTCGGCTGTTCGACCACAACGGGAATAAAATCAGGCACTGATGGTTTGAATTCGAATGGCTTTGCGTCTGCCGAAAGGACCGATCCGTTCAAACGAGTATCGGTAGTTTCCTCCATGGGttgctctttctctttggGAACAATGAAAGGGGTACCTGCCTCGACTGCTAGTGGTTGCTTTGGGTCTGTTTTCTCGTCACCAGCTTCTTCGGGCCCGGGCTGTGTTGTCGCCGCCTGGTTCTGTTCCAATGTATCTGCTCGTGCGTCTGCGCTCTCATCTTTCGTATCAGAAGGCATCCAGGTTGACGCTTCACTGACAGGAGTGTCCTTTCGCTCTTGGGGTTTGCGATCCTGGGCTGGAACGACTTCCCTCTCCACTGAATTGACACCGTCCTTATCAGGCGAAGTGTTCTCTTTGCCTCCTGCAGATACATGGGTTGTGTTAGATGACTGTGTTGCTTGTGCATTAATGTTTTCTGACAGCGCATGAGACACGCTAATCTGCGCTTCTCCATCAGGGCCCTCAAGACTACGGCGGGCACGTTTGTGGCGATCTGTAGGAGCGGCAGACCGACCATTTTCATTCTCTGCTGCCTCTTCGTTGTACTGATTAGCCTCGTTATCATCCGGGCGTACAATGGGAATAGCTTTCGACTTTTTGGTAAGCTTCTGCGCTTGGGACAAGTCGACATCATCAAAGATCTTAGTTCTGCCGCCTGATGACTGTTCAGGGTCTGCCGAGTAATGATTATTGGTTGGGTTGAAAACCGGGGCAGCGACATTGAAAGAGCCTGGCGTGAAGGAAGGAGCGGTCACATTGAAAGAACCTGCGGGCTGCTTGAAGCCCGCACCAGAGCCAAATGCAAACATAGGATGGCCCGCCGCCGGGAATTGGAAGGAATTATCCTGATATTGGAAGGCCTGTGAAGAAGGCGCTGTCGGGTCAAATTCCTTCGCATCAACATTCAAAGTAGAAGACGAAAGCTTCGAGCGGTGTCCGCCGCCGTATGACCCAGCgcttggttttggttcaTGCCAAGGTATATGGTTCGCAAGCGGTCCATGAGGTGTACCGGAAAGACTGGGGTTAGTATCGATATCTGAGCCTTCCTGTGCGTTATCTCCAGGGTATGCTTCGCCGTAATATTGATGCACATGTTGAGGCAAATGTTGGATATCGTGGTTGGTATTCTCTGGTAGAGCCCACCGAGACTTTAATATATCCGAACTATTGAAACCGTGAGGTTCGCGGTCACCTTCATCCAATTGTCTATTTATCGACTCCTCCAAGTGGTATTCAGACTGCGCATATTGGTCAAGGCCTTTCTGAAGTGTCTCGCTCAGATTGTGACCACGACTATGGCCACGAGGCGTGGGGTGGGCGATCTCAACAGTCGAAGCATGGAAGTTATCCGGGTTTTCGGTAGGGGTGCGTATAGGACGCAGTAGCTGGCCTTCCGTCATGTTATCCTGCATGTCATAACCCATATTATCGCCGAATGTTTCTTTCGGTAGTCCAGATTGTTCGTTCAGGCCGGGGTGGAACGCATTCTGTTCATTCAACGGAGAGACTGGTGATAATATAGAGGTTAAGTTTGGCAGTGTGCCAGCAAGAGTAGACGCCGCGCCTGCTTGGCGTGCATTGAAGAAACTCTGGGGGGTCAAAGAACCCTGTGCAGGAGGTGTAGGTTGGAAAGGAATATGATatccaggaagaaggttCTGATCCACCCCCAGAAAGGGTGTTTGTACACCGAACTGTGAAGCAggagaagtcaaagaacCCATACCATTGCGGGCATTTGTGGATTGACTCAACTGGGGAGAGAACGGGTGAGACAGCGACAGTGGGTTACTAGCCGCAGACGCCGTGGGTATTGGTGGTGAGGAAACAAGACCAGGGAAGGGTGCCATCTGGCTCATGGCGGCCGATGCAGGTGAAACTGACGGTTGtacttcatcatcacccaaAAATACACCCAGAGCTCGTAACTTCTCTTCCTGAAGGAAGTTTACATATGCATCCCATACGGCTTTATTGGGAAAGCAAACGGTATAGCTCCGGGaattccattcttcttggacttcaGTAGCATCGGGCCAGGTGGGACGACTAAGTCCGCCCAATTCTGTATTCAAATAATCCTCTGATGCACCGACGCTAAATCCGCGCACGTCATAACCTTTCTCCTCCCATGATTTTAGGCGCCTGTTGACATCTTCGACAGTCAATAACCGGTGCCCAGACTCCTCGCTGCCTCGCTTATCTTCCGGTGGAAGCCCGACGAAGCATGCTTTTCCGCGCCAAGCAACTTTTTTTCTAATTCGTTGTGCAGGCTTGTCTGAAACTGGCGTCTTCACAGCTTTGGCTTCCGCGTTTGTCGTGTTTTCCATAGCTAAAGGGTTTTCGTTCAATGCATCTgctgggggaggaggaagtggcTTTTCAACTGAAGGCAGCGCCTTGGCTCCCGGTTCAGTGGGGAGCTGTACCTCCTTGGTATCCGCCATAGTGATGGTTTGGGGATCTTTGTCGTATGCGAAACCCCAGAAGTCTTCCTGTCGTAGTGTCTCCGCTCTTCTGTGTAAATATTCCTTAGTTCTCTGACGAGCGGCACTACCTTCTCCGTTACCAGTTCCTGCTCCTCGGTTCGCAAAGTCGGCCAATGTCGGAGTTCTAAGTAAGTCTTCTTCGCGCTTATCTTGTTCGAAACCAAGCCAGTCGTCAGAGAGGTCGTCTGCGAAATGATTTTGAGCTGTAAAAAACGATGGGGCCTCGCTGCCAGAGTCGTCGCTCAGCCAGTTGCTGCGTTCGGTCCTTGGCTGGCCGGAGAGATATTGGTTGATCCAATCCTGTGTGAAATCTTTGATCGActtccctcctcttctgccaaatatatctcttcctggagAGCGGTTGCGAATACTGTCGTGCAGATGGGTAGTCGGCTCTTCGGGGGCGGACGTTAAGACCAATTCGGGGTTATTCGTTTCGGACCCGTTGTAAATACCACTGCGCATCGAAGTCGGGGAGCTATCCCTAGAGCCTCGGCCGATTCCAGCGTGCTGACTCAATGACCACGAGAGTCTCCGAGGGCTAGGTGCAGCATACGGGGAGCCCCAGGCTGTCGTATAGTAGATGCTGCTTTCAGCTTTTCTGTTCTCTGGGGACGAAGTGGACGAATCCCAAGCAGCCCGGTACTTCGGCAACGTGGGGAGGGTGGACGGCGGATTTGAAGTTATGCTGGTCCCTTTAAAAGAGTTCCGACGGCCAGGAGAACCAGTGGTCGAGAGACTCGACGCACCTGGCGATGTGAAGGACGATGTCAATGGAGCAGCCAAAAGAGAATCGTCACGCAGGCGGGAGGTATCGATGGAGTGCAACGGCGGAGAATGCGCCGAATTGGCGAAAGATACGGACGGGTCTAGATCTAGAGGCATTGAACATTTGAGATTTTAGTTCCTGATGCAGTGCTATTGGTGAAATAGGAAAGGACGGCAAGAAAGTTGATTGAAACTGTCCATAAAAGGGACTCGAAGGATATAGCCATAGGACCACATGCACAAACACACACCTTCCGTGTCGACTGCAGCAGCAAGCACTTGCTTGCTGCTCTCCTTATCGCCCAGAATGTTGAAGCATGGAAATTAAACGACCGAGTCCGAATCCACCTCGCAGATTACCTCCGATCGGCACACGTAAGAGGGCAACGAGGGGAGTTGCAGGTTGAGGCCGAACTGCGACGGTGAGACGTGTTTTGGGGTAGAGCGAGAGGATCCTCTTCAGGGGGTTAAAAAGAAGGAATGAATAACAGATCACAGGAACCTAGGGTATGCGAAATAATTCGACATGGCGCATACACGAAGGACTCTGTTGGATCGAAATTGGACTATGAAAAGAACGAAATCGGAACtaaggggaagaaggatgaaagacGAGAGAGATAATAATCAGTTCGCtcggtcttttttttttttttcttttggttctaATCTTTGGACTCAGACCATGACACGATCAGCCAAAAGAACTAAACTTCCCCGTTCAGACTTAAGCggccgaggaagaatatcataGGCGGAGAGACCTCAAAAAGCGCGGCCGTTGGGGAAAAGTAAAGTATTTTACAGTCAGAATATACCGGAGGTTCAAAGTGACTACTTTACTAGccttactactagtagtactactattTGACTTGACCGCCATCTCGACAATACACACCTACTCTGTACCAAGTGGGTGATACACACATCCATACGcccatacatccatacaCTCAAGACATTCATGCATTCATGCATTCCTACCAACTCCAATCTGATGCACATACCAAGAATCGGTATGTGGTCAGCCTAACTTCTTACTCTCCCTGGAAAGATATCCGATTATCTATGGACGCTGATAAACAGTCTGAGATAAGTGGTGGGTGATCCGACTCTCCTGTGGAAACACGTATGGAGTCTGGATCTAATTACTGTTGGTTGCTTCACTATTGCTTACACATGTAAGTACTCCATATGAGCTGCATCTTTTCTGGAACATACAGAGTCCACAGAGGCCGTCAGCAAAGGCAATAGGCCAGCCCCTGAGTGATGTTCGACCCCATAAACAAATAAACACATCTCTTTGGTTCGTGTCCTCCATTCAGGGGTAAATTCCACCACTGCGGAAACCACGGTTCTCTTGGGCAAGTCATtaccatacataccatacCTATACGCAGATACCTGCTCGGTATCACTCAATGTACAGTACCTGACATACGTAGTATTGATTATGTAAACATTCCCGCCTTTCACGTGGTATTACGGTCTTGGCGGCTTCCATAGGATATCACTCTCACCGTTGATAAAGAAAGGACCAGGTTACTCAGTATTCTTATAGAATTATCATCACAATTGAACTAATACCAGGTACTTTACTTTTACATGATTCATAGTAATAGTGCGCCCAAAAATTTGCACAGATATTGACGCATAAATGCGCGGTCAGGTTCCTCGCCTGTTGAGCTAAGACTTCAATATATGATACAGGAGAATTTCAAAGTGAACAACGGCGGCCGGACATCCCGCCGATGCCAGAAGGAATGAAAGTAAGCTTAGTTAGGGCAAGACAAGTCGAACTTGGCCTTGCGGTCGGCAGTGAAAAGACCCCAGTGggtctcatccttctcctcgccGTTGTCACCAATGCTCTTGGGCTTCCAGGATTCGTCGAAAGCCTCAAAGTAGAAAACGTCGACGCCCCAGGTCAGCATAGCGCAGACAGCGTCCTTCCAGTACCGTTCAGCATTTTGAGTGCTAGCCTTGGCGTTTCCATAGTCAGAACCGCCATCGGTGGGCCAACCAGTCTCGCCGTTTCCGAAGATAATCTTGTCCTGGTTGTTGCCAGCAATCCTCTCAATATGCTCCTTAGCAAGCCTCGTGTCATTCCAGTAGGTCTCGGTGGCATGGTCAATATCCGTTCCTTGCCAATAGGCGAAGCCATTGGCCAAGCTATGAGGAGGTTAGTTAGGGCGGTGAATCTGAAACGACACCGATTTCAGACAACGTACAAGTAAGTGACACCTCCTTGGATGATGGGATCGGCAGTACCATCATTGAAAATGTTCCAGCTGTCCACCGTGCCAACGTTAACCTTGGGGAACGCATTCTGGACCGTACGGATCTTGTCCAGGAGCTGCTGGGCAGTAAGGCCTTTGCGGTAAAGAGTTTCAGAACCGACAGTGATCGAAGGGATAACATCTTCATTTCCGGGAACAATCTGCTTCAAGACATTGAAGTCATTGTTGAAGGATTCGTCATAATCAGCCCTAACGAAACAAGCTATGTTAATACCCCGAGGACTCCAGCGACTATATCATGTATGACCTACCAGACACCCAGCACGACCTTGAACTGCTTGTTCTTGGCTGCAGGAACGATGTTCACAGCGGTGTTGCAATCATTGGCGGAGTATGTACGAACGAGGGTAGTCAGGCTCTTGAGCGCGTCAAAGTCGGCCTCATAGTCGCTAGTAGACTTGCAGGTGCCGTCAGGATTCTTGTTACCCAGGGCGAGACCAAGGGTACCCCGCTCCGCGGTAACAGCGGGAATCGCTGCgagtaaaagagaaagaagaccaGCGGTACGCATTTTCGGAGATGTAGTCGCTCggtcaaggaaagaaagtatGAGTTTACGAGTAGAGActgcgaaggagaagggaatAAAACGCCTTCTGTCTATTTGTACtgtgaaaaaagaaaaaggaaaaggaggtcTGCACAAGtacaataaaaagaaagaaattggAATAAGACCAAAATAACAACAATATAGCGAAGGGGGGCAGTTGGTAGGAAGGATGGACTGGGAATATATAAGAATAGAAGCTGTACgtcaagaaaagaaagtgtGGAGTTGGATTGGGTAAGAATTGCCTCCTGAAGCACACAGAGTCACAGCAAATCTCCTGGGGTGAATGGAAGTGAACGATCAAAGAGAACGGAGCCTTGGCCAATCATAAGATTAGAAAAAGGCTCCAGTTGACCCACTCATGCCAGGGTCCACCAGAATCATCCAATCCACAATCGCATTGAGAGATTTTGAACCCTTCCAGACCCTTCGGGTCCCCACCAGCCGTCCCTGTTGTCTGCCAACGCTTCCCTCTGGATTGCTCAGTGGCAGACGCAAAGTGACCCGGCGATCCCTATAAGCCAATGCTATTCTTGGGTTCTCGACTGAAACCTCCACTAAACTTGAGGAAGTTAAGACCTGGCCCACAGCGATTAGTACTACGACGGAGCACTGCTACTGACTTGGGTTCTGCAGGGTTTCAGGGTCTGGAATCAAGTTCGGTATCAGTTTACTATGCTCTGTCGACATAATCTACCATGACCGACTCAGTTTAATATTGCCTTTAGGTACTCCCGTACTAATGTTAATGGTGCCACGCTACTCCTTACAGCATCGATTTGGCATCCCGAACTGGTACCGACCAAAGCCCGAGTCTCACTCATCGCGTGGCGTTATCGAATGATTTTTCTCATCCGGTCAGATGCGGATGCTTCATCCTGTTGTTCTCGGCCTTCACCGAATACTTCTCGCTCTCAAGAAACATGGGAAGGTCTTATGGAAACCTCGGTCCAAGTTTGTGGCTACTACTCATTTCTAACAGATACCCGTTGACCGACGTCATGGTGTGACAATCAGACCCTTAGAACGCGAATCCCTAATCCACCCGAACCTTTGGTAGGGAGTCAAAGGCGCATCGAGAACGAGAGGGCCCGAGAaacaggaaggaaagaaaaatttcATGCAACAACTTCCACATTCTTATTTTGACATGTCCACCTAACCTACCTATTTCGGACAAGTACTCGAGCCATCAAACATTCCATGTACCGACCACATGGTGTTTCCGGTTGCCGAAAACCCCCGGTCTGGGTCTCGAAATAATCAAGGTTTTTTTAGGTTCCCCAATGGCAATCGCAATCCCAGACCTCTTCTGGATCGATCATCGATTTCGCCTCGTCTGGGGTAATACTGCGCCCGGTCCTGTCATTGAATTGTGTACTAACGGCCAACCATTTATCTCTTTCCCATTTTGCAGCAATTGCATGTAGAAGCAGCACGTCCTCCAAATCAAAGTTCTCATCGGTATAGAGCACATGTTTGACTTTTGACGGTCGGGAGGCAATAAGATAGTCATCAGCCTACCGGGATGGCTTGTCAGAAATAGAGGTAACGAGTAGCTCAAGCTAACCTCGTAGAGTGAATGTACTCACATTGTCATTCGTAGCCAATGGATCTGAGAAAGACACATTCCGCCCAACTTTCCCTGGCAGTTCACAGACGAAATGCATCTGATTGGTCTCTCTCCTCGGTTTTGCAACGATCTCTTGCGTGATGCCATCTCGGAGATTCAGCCATCGCTCTTTGAGCTCTTCGATGGGCTTATTGTTCATCGCAGCAGATATATACTTCCATGGGATATTGCAGTTTCTAAGGTCCTGAAGGGttatatcatcttgagcAGACCACTTGGTGCTTCCAGGAGCTTCGGGTGTAACTTTCCCACGCTGCATATATTCACCGTTAGCAATTGAAAAGTAATGGTCATggacttttctcttcatgtGAAATTCAAACTAATACTTCTCACAATTTTAGCATTATAGGTGAGCCATCTTTCATTGTTGGTTCTGTAGCCTCTGAAGAATGGCATGAAGGGCACTCGGTAACGTTCACCGTCCACTATAAGTACAGGCATGGCAAGCTTTCATGGATTTCGGACACTTTAGGCCACCCAGAGAGGCGGTTTCATGAATATATTATGGGATGACTGATGTGTCCGTTGTGGATTTATGTATATGGGCATCGCCAGGAAACATGAAGGGGCGAGGTCCATAAGCATGATCGCAATGACGGGGGAGCAGACAGTGGCTTCCtaaaaaggaatatatggGGGGTGGTGATTGACATTCTCTTAACTGACATATCACTGTATACTTTGAGAGATATACCGTCAGCTAGCTTTCAGAAGGTCAATGCCCATATGCCACAGGTATATGTCCATGTCAGTTACTCTGAATAGTTAGTATGTGGGGAAAGAACATGTAATAAGTCATTAGAACACTTCACTAATTCACTATATTGAGAAGCATCTAGTGTGTAAAGTAAATGGATTAGATATGCCATTAGAAACAGGTTACTACTTGAATAGGCAACCTTTGCATAGATGGAGTGACTGAGTAATTTTAATTGTCGTCCAAATGTAACAATACCTAGTTAATTATTCTTAGAAACTGTTTCATTGATTGCTTGTTTGTATAGTTGGCATAATTTCATAAACTTCACAATGTGACACCTGAGGCCATACACCGCACTTTGGTGGTCCGAGCGCCTCAACTTCCCAGACGGAATGAGAGAAGACCACCTTGCGCGTCGTCGGGAATATCAACCGTCAGGCCGCAATcgtccaccaccactacctGCTTTCTTTCGAAGGCTCATACTATTCCCTCAGTCGAAAACTACGATTGCAGGAAAGGAACCCTACACCCACCATGCGATTTTCCGCAACAACTCTCCTGATCACCGCGCTGGGGTGGATGACCGCCGTGACCGCACACACCATCCAGCTTAAGGCTCACTCGAGAGAATGCTACCACGAATCACTCCACAAAGATGACAAGATGACGGTCAGCTTCCAAGTCGGTGATCGGGAATTCGGAGGCAGTGGCAATCTGGAGATCGACTTCTGGGTACGGCCCTTCCCTCTCATTATGCTGTTTCGGAATGCAGATTGGGCCTCGGTCGATGGCGGGTCTCATTCAATAAGAATCCAACAACCGGATACTTGGACTGACTGGAATTGAATGAACTGAGCGCTGacgttttttcttttttttgctGCTAGGTCGAGGACCCCTTGAACAACCGCCAGTACTATAAACAAGCTATCTCCTCCGAGGACTACTCGTTTGTTGCTCACGCGGATGGTAAATATGTCTACTGCTTCAGCAACGAGGGATGGACTTCGAACTCTAAAGAGGTATCCTTCAATGTTCATGGAATTGTCTACGTCCCCGAATCGGAAATGCCCCAAGATCCTTTGGAGGTGGAAGGTATGGATGAAAACACAATATGCGCTCGAGACGCTCCAGCAGCTAATCGTTTCCCGTTTACTAGTTCGTCGTCTTTCGGAGGCATTGGCCCAGGTTAAGGATGAGCAATCTTATATTGTGGTGAGAGAGCGGGTACACCGAAACACCGCCGAGAGCACAAATGCTAGAGTGAAGTGGTGGAGTATCTTCCAGCTTGCGGTGCTTATCGGGGAGGGCATCTTCCAGGTGTGGTGGTTGAAGAGATTTTTTGAGGTGAGTTATATGGGACACAAGCTCCTCGTCTCCGGTTGCTTGTCCCTTTTTACTAGGCGATAACTGACTATGATCCGACAGGTCAAACGCGTGGTTTAATTTATGTTTCCGGGCATTTCATGGGGGTTTTCTAGGCATTTGTGCAATGGAGCGTGTCCTATACCAAAATCAAAGACTTCGAGTATGTCGTAGTGACGAGGTCAAATATATGAATTTATGTGCACAGTCACGAGTATATTAAGTCATCTACAAACAATTCATTCAATTGAAGAAGTGTTACCCAGCTTGCGCACTTCCAATACCCTACAGCTtgagacaaaaaagaagccaatCGGGCGTTCCCGTAAAGTACCACTATTTAAGCTACTGAGGCTGGACTAGACCTCATTCTTACGAAAGGTACCTTCTTATCTccaatataaataaaattaacCTGCAGCCGCCCCGCACACATCAAAAATATCATGCGATATCAACCTCGTAATGACAGTAGTCTAGAGTTCCTTCTACCCTCATCCTGGGGCATAAAAGAGACACAGATCACAATCTACAATCAATTATTCAATCACTCTCCGAACTCAACCACAATCCCGGCCATGGACCCGAATACGTCATACCCACTCCAAACAAACGATCCGCTCTTTTACCTCTGCTGGCGCAGACAATCTTGCGGATGGTGTTTGCAAGGCGATGCCTCTTGTAGCTGGTGCTCAGTGGTACGTTGATATTACCGTTTTCTCATACAGTTGGACATAACACCTTCTCTCTTTATATGCTCTCCACTTCGCTTCAACAATACATATATTTAGTTACTAGTATATGTCTAAATTGAACCTAACAGACCTCAACCTGCGTGCCCAATCCCGCTCGCTTCCCCATCTTGGCTCCTCTTGGCTCCTCGAATATCTGTCCCTTGGGATCTAAGGAGCGATGGGAACTCCGCGCTATGCCATTCGGGTGCAATGTTAGTACCTTTACGTTCTTGACGGCCGTGGTCTCCGTCCTGGGCACATTGGCTACTGTTGCATTGGGGTATTTCGTGTTATGGGCTACAAAGAGACTGAGGCAGTCCTGGGCACAGGGCAAACTTGGGGGTGGGTATACGGATTGGAGTGCTTGGGAAGGGCGAGGGGTTTTACGTCGGCGTGGGGTCCGTACGGTGGGGGATGTGGAAGGGAACTCTGAGAGGACACCATTGTTGGATGGTGACTGAATGCTTGATATGTATGTAGGCAGCCATGGCATTACTCTACAATCTAGCCTACGAAAATTGTTTCTGGGAGTTGAGGATATGTTTAATATTCCGCTTGGAGTGGATACATCGATTGACGCTCGTCCTACCGTGATATTGTGAAAGAATCTGACTTAACCATGGTGAACCTGGCTGACTCTGTACTCGACGACCGGCTTGCCGCTCTCGATGTTGAAGCGTCCCTGGCCGACGAAAACACGGTTCTCGAGGTCCTTGTAACGCTCGTCGCCGGTCTGCTTTTATGTTAACATGGTATTGTCTTCAATGTGGGAATAGGGCGTTATCTTGCCTCGAAGGTAAAATGGGTGACTAGTGCTACTGTTAGTGATGGTTCTGGAAGGGATAACCCAACGATGTACTCACAGATATTGCCGAAAGGCGTTGAACCCTCTGAGGCGGTGCCGGCGAAGACAGCCTGCTCTGCGGGGGTGAGGGTGACAACACCGGTGTAGTTCAGGTAGAGGAGCTGTTGTGACAGTCGATAAGTATCTTATCCTCCATTCCGATGTGCTGGTGCGTGCGGATTAGAATAACCTACAGCATCATCCTTGGTCCTGGATTACGATGATAGTTAGAACACAAATTCTGGATATAGGAAggcaggaaaagaagggaatggagaaggagcAAAAAGGTAAATGCCTACTTAAGAACTCCATGCGCATTCAATCGCAGGTGCTTGCCATCGGCATCAGCGTGGATGTAGTCATTGCCTACACCGACGAATTCGGCGTCGAGCGCGGGGGAGAAACCAGAGTCACCCTTGACGGTACCTCCGGTCATTGGCTTTTGCCCACCAAAAATGTACAATTAGATTCTTTCTGTCTATATGTTAGGTAGAGATGTGAGGGATAGGTTGACATACCACAACCTGCAGAGGGTTGGACCGAGAGGCGCTGCCTATGCACATGATTAGTTGTCTGCCGCTCTTTGGTATCAAAGGCTTAGAAACATGACCCACCAACTGCTAGAGGAGCATCTATGTTCACCTAGTTACAAGTCAGATTTCAGTAACATGAGACAAGTCTTGGTGTTGGTCAGCATACGCACCCGAACGGTGAAGGCAGGCTT is a window from the Aspergillus oryzae RIB40 DNA, chromosome 6 genome containing:
- the bgt1 gene encoding 1,3-beta-glucanosyltransferase Bgt1 (predicted protein), with translation MRTAGLLSLLLAAIPAVTAERGTLGLALGNKNPDGTCKSTSDYEADFDALKSLTTLVRTYSANDCNTAVNIVPAAKNKQFKVVLGVWADYDESFNNDFNVLKQIVPGNEDVIPSITVGSETLYRKGLTAQQLLDKIRTVQNAFPKVNVGTVDSWNIFNDGTADPIIQGGVTYFLANGFAYWQGTDIDHATETYWNDTRLAKEHIERIAGNNQDKIIFGNGETGWPTDGGSDYGNAKASTQNAERYWKDAVCAMLTWGVDVFYFEAFDESWKPKSIGDNGEEKDETHWGLFTADRKAKFDLSCPN
- a CDS encoding uncharacterized protein (predicted protein); amino-acid sequence: MKRKVHDHYFSIANGEYMQRGKVTPEAPGSTKWSAQDDITLQDLRNCNIPWKYISAAMNNKPIEELKERWLNLRDGITQEIVAKPRRETNQMHFVCELPGKVGRNVSFSDPLATNDNVG
- a CDS encoding emp24/gp25L/p24 family protein (predicted protein), with amino-acid sequence MSTASATRDGLRTLKRYPSMFMELSTSPNRKCPKILWRWKVWMKTQYALETLQQLIVSRLLVRRLSEALAQVKDEQSYIVVRERVHRNTAESTNARVKWWSIFQLAVLIGEGIFQVWWLKRFFEVKRVV